In the Ruminococcus sp. OA3 genome, one interval contains:
- a CDS encoding epoxyqueuosine reductase QueH: protein MKQNYQKQLDELITEQGERVPKLLLHSCCAPCSSYVLEYLSQHFSITVFYYNPNIYPEEEYRKRVKEQQEFIKRLNVKNPVGFLEGKFEPEEFYKTAAGMETLPERGERCYYCYRLRLHKTAQIASENGFEYFCSTLSISPLKNAEWLNEIGGELETVCGVKWLPSDFKKKEGYKRSVELSEKYGLYRQDYCGCIFSKKQRESEKKKNNTCHGK from the coding sequence ATGAAGCAAAATTATCAAAAACAGTTGGATGAGCTGATCACAGAACAGGGGGAAAGAGTACCAAAACTGCTGCTGCACAGTTGCTGTGCACCGTGCAGCAGTTATGTGCTGGAGTATCTTTCTCAACATTTTTCCATTACAGTTTTTTATTATAATCCCAATATTTATCCGGAGGAGGAATACCGGAAACGTGTGAAGGAACAGCAGGAATTCATTAAAAGACTGAACGTAAAGAATCCCGTCGGATTTCTTGAAGGAAAATTTGAGCCTGAGGAATTTTATAAGACAGCTGCAGGAATGGAGACACTTCCCGAGAGAGGAGAACGCTGTTACTATTGTTACCGGCTGCGTCTTCATAAGACCGCGCAGATCGCCAGTGAGAATGGATTCGAATATTTTTGCAGCACATTATCCATCAGCCCCCTTAAGAATGCAGAGTGGCTGAATGAGATAGGAGGGGAGCTGGAGACTGTCTGCGGGGTGAAGTGGCTGCCGTCAGATTTTAAAAAGAAGGAGGGATATAAACGATCTGTTGAACTTTCGGAGAAATATGGTCTGTACAGGCAGGACTACTGTGGCTGTATTTTCTCTAAAAAACAGCGGGAATCAGAGAAAAAGAAGAATAATACTTGCCATGGAAAGTAG
- a CDS encoding cold-shock protein translates to MNKGTVKWFNAEKGFGFITGEGMADVFVHFSAIQSDGFKSLDEGQSVTFDTVEGNRGLQAANVQIA, encoded by the coding sequence ATGAATAAAGGTACGGTAAAATGGTTTAATGCTGAAAAAGGGTTTGGATTTATCACAGGAGAAGGCATGGCTGATGTATTCGTACATTTTTCTGCAATTCAGAGCGACGGATTCAAATCGTTAGATGAGGGGCAGTCAGTTACTTTTGATACCGTTGAAGGTAACCGCGGATTACAGGCCGCAAACGTACAGATCGCATAG
- a CDS encoding nitrogen fixation protein NifU has protein sequence MIYSHEVEMMCPVAQGVNHGAAPIPEEAKWVKSKEIKDISGLTHGVGWCAPQQGACKLTLNVKEGIIQEALVETIGCSGMTHSAAMASEILPGRTLLEALNTDLVCDAINTAMRELFLQIVYGRTQSAFSEDGLPVGAGLEDLGKGLRSQVGTMYGTLKKGPRYLEMAEGYVTGIALNEDDEIIGYQFVSLGKMTDFIKKGDDPTTAWEKAKGQYGRVDDAVKIIDPRAE, from the coding sequence ATGATTTATTCACATGAAGTAGAAATGATGTGTCCGGTTGCACAGGGTGTAAACCACGGTGCCGCTCCAATTCCGGAAGAAGCAAAATGGGTAAAATCCAAAGAGATTAAAGATATTTCCGGCTTAACACACGGTGTTGGCTGGTGCGCTCCTCAGCAGGGTGCCTGTAAATTAACATTAAATGTAAAAGAAGGAATCATCCAGGAAGCTCTGGTGGAAACAATCGGATGTTCCGGTATGACACATTCAGCAGCTATGGCATCTGAGATCCTTCCGGGAAGAACACTCCTCGAAGCACTCAATACAGACCTCGTATGTGATGCGATCAATACTGCTATGCGTGAACTGTTTTTACAGATCGTTTACGGGCGTACTCAAAGTGCATTTTCAGAAGATGGACTGCCGGTAGGTGCAGGGCTGGAAGACCTTGGAAAAGGACTTCGCTCCCAGGTGGGTACCATGTATGGAACCCTGAAAAAAGGACCTCGTTATCTGGAGATGGCTGAAGGATACGTGACAGGGATTGCACTGAATGAAGATGATGAAATCATTGGTTATCAGTTTGTAAGCCTTGGAAAAATGACAGATTTCATCAAAAAGGGTGATGATCCTACAACTGCATGGGAAAAAGCGAAAGGTCAGTATGGCCGTGTAGATGACGCAGTGAAAATTATCGATCCCAGAGCAGAGTAA
- a CDS encoding DNA topoisomerase: MAKSLYIAEKPSVAQEFAKALKINARRNDGYLESENAVVTWCVGHLVTMSYPEEYDEKYKRWRLETLPFLPCEFKYEVIPGVKKQYDIVSGLLRRPDITTIYVCTDSGREGEYIYRLVEMMANVTDKDRRRVWIDSQTEEEILRGIREAKDLKEYDNLAASAYLRAKEDYLMGINFSRLLSLKYGNSVANFLGSKYQVISVGRVMTCVLGMVVRREREIRNFVKTPFYRLIAGLELEGCALEGEWRVNPKSRFFQSPALYKENGFREEKDAKALADELSALDPLQAVVQNIEKKKERKNPPLLYNLAELQNECSRLLKTSPDETLRIVQELYEKKLVTYPRTDARVLSSAVAKVISQNLRGLRQYGVTAEFADEVLQGGSYQGLAKTRYVNDKQITDHYAIIPTGQGIPVLAKLPAVSQKVYELIVRRFLSIFYPPAEYRKLALTAGIGQETFFTNTKVLLNPGYLKVAHASFIKKKDGEDSDGDSGTPGLADILEKLKKDQILGIRGFEIKEGETAPPKRYNSGSIILAMENAGQLIEDEELRAQIKGSGIGTSATRAEILKKLIANKYMALNKKTQILTPTMLGEMIFDVVNSSIRSLLNPELTASWEKGLTYVAEGSITEDEYMQKLEKFIMDRTTGVLRLNNQYQMRNCYQAVSEYYQKGAKKNG, from the coding sequence ATGGCAAAATCTTTATATATTGCAGAAAAACCGAGCGTCGCGCAGGAATTTGCAAAAGCCTTGAAAATCAATGCCCGGAGAAATGACGGGTACCTGGAGTCAGAGAATGCTGTGGTGACATGGTGTGTCGGACATCTTGTCACCATGAGCTATCCGGAAGAATATGATGAGAAGTATAAAAGGTGGAGGCTTGAGACCCTCCCCTTTTTACCGTGCGAATTTAAATATGAAGTCATTCCGGGGGTGAAGAAGCAGTATGATATTGTAAGCGGACTGCTGCGAAGGCCGGATATTACGACGATCTATGTATGCACAGACTCGGGACGGGAGGGAGAGTACATCTACCGTCTCGTTGAGATGATGGCAAATGTCACGGATAAAGACCGCAGGCGTGTATGGATTGATTCCCAGACGGAAGAAGAGATTCTGCGCGGAATCAGGGAAGCAAAGGATCTGAAGGAATACGACAACCTTGCGGCATCTGCCTATCTGCGCGCAAAAGAAGACTATCTGATGGGAATCAATTTTTCACGTCTGCTCTCCCTGAAATATGGGAACAGCGTTGCAAATTTTCTGGGGAGTAAATACCAGGTAATCTCAGTCGGACGGGTCATGACATGTGTACTGGGCATGGTCGTGCGCAGGGAGCGTGAGATACGAAACTTCGTAAAAACACCATTTTACCGTCTGATTGCAGGATTGGAGCTGGAGGGATGTGCACTGGAAGGGGAATGGCGGGTCAATCCCAAGAGCCGCTTTTTCCAGTCGCCGGCACTCTATAAAGAGAACGGTTTCCGAGAGGAAAAGGATGCGAAAGCGCTGGCGGATGAACTGTCTGCGCTGGATCCGCTTCAGGCTGTTGTGCAGAATATTGAGAAGAAAAAAGAAAGAAAAAATCCTCCTCTTTTGTATAATCTGGCAGAGCTGCAGAATGAATGTTCCAGACTGCTGAAAACCAGTCCGGATGAGACGCTTCGCATCGTTCAGGAACTGTATGAAAAAAAGCTTGTCACCTATCCGAGAACGGATGCCCGTGTACTCTCGAGTGCAGTGGCAAAGGTTATCTCACAGAATCTGCGGGGACTGCGGCAGTATGGCGTTACTGCAGAATTTGCTGACGAAGTGCTGCAGGGGGGGAGTTATCAGGGGCTTGCGAAGACACGGTATGTCAACGACAAGCAGATTACGGATCACTATGCGATCATACCGACCGGACAGGGAATTCCCGTTCTCGCGAAACTGCCGGCAGTTTCACAGAAAGTCTATGAGCTGATCGTGCGAAGATTTCTGAGCATATTCTATCCGCCGGCTGAGTACAGGAAGCTTGCACTCACTGCTGGTATTGGACAGGAAACATTTTTTACGAACACTAAAGTGCTGCTGAATCCGGGGTATCTGAAGGTAGCACATGCCTCTTTTATAAAGAAAAAAGATGGGGAGGATTCGGATGGAGATTCCGGGACACCGGGTCTGGCGGACATTCTGGAAAAGCTGAAAAAAGACCAGATTCTGGGAATTCGCGGGTTTGAAATCAAAGAGGGTGAGACAGCACCTCCGAAGCGTTATAATTCCGGTTCCATCATACTCGCGATGGAAAATGCGGGACAGCTGATCGAGGACGAAGAGCTGAGAGCGCAGATAAAAGGAAGCGGCATCGGCACAAGTGCAACGCGCGCTGAAATCTTAAAAAAACTGATTGCCAACAAGTATATGGCACTCAATAAAAAAACGCAGATACTAACGCCAACGATGCTGGGAGAGATGATCTTTGATGTGGTGAACAGTTCCATACGCTCGCTGCTGAATCCGGAACTGACGGCCAGCTGGGAAAAAGGACTGACTTATGTGGCAGAGGGAAGCATAACAGAGGATGAGTATATGCAGAAGCTGGAGAAATTCATCATGGACCGTACAACAGGGGTGCTCAGGCTGAATAATCAGTATCAGATGAGGAACTGCTATCAGGCAGTCTCTGAATATTATCAGAAGGGAGCAAAAAAGAATGGATAA
- the asd gene encoding aspartate-semialdehyde dehydrogenase: protein MSEKLRVGILGATGMVGQRFISLLEKHPWFEVVTVAASPRSAGKTYEEAVGGRWKMTTPMPDAVKKLVVMNVNEVEKVASGVDFVFSAVDMSKDEIRTIEEAYAKTETPVVSNNSAHRWTPDVPMVVPEINPEHFDVIEFQKKRLGTARGFVAVKPNCSIQSYAPVLTAWKEFEPYEVVATTYQAISGAGKTFKDWPEMVENIIPYIGGEEEKSEMEPLRLWGKIEDGVIKTAESPVITCQCIRVPVLNGHTAAVFVKFRKHPAKEELIDRIVNFRGIPQELNLPSAPKQFIQYLEDDNRPQVTLDVDYENGMGISVGRLREDKVYDYKFVGLSHNTVRGAAGGAVLCAETLKAKGYIQAK from the coding sequence ATGAGTGAAAAATTACGTGTAGGAATCTTAGGCGCAACGGGTATGGTAGGTCAGAGATTTATCTCTCTGCTGGAGAAACATCCGTGGTTTGAAGTAGTGACAGTGGCAGCCAGCCCCAGAAGTGCAGGCAAAACTTATGAGGAAGCAGTCGGAGGACGCTGGAAAATGACAACACCGATGCCGGATGCAGTGAAAAAGCTGGTTGTCATGAATGTGAATGAAGTAGAAAAAGTAGCATCAGGTGTTGATTTTGTATTTTCAGCTGTTGATATGTCAAAAGATGAGATTCGTACCATCGAAGAAGCGTATGCAAAGACAGAGACACCGGTTGTCTCAAACAACAGTGCACACAGATGGACACCCGATGTGCCGATGGTTGTGCCGGAGATTAACCCGGAACATTTTGACGTGATCGAATTTCAGAAGAAGAGGCTGGGAACAGCCCGCGGCTTTGTCGCAGTCAAACCGAACTGCTCGATACAGAGCTATGCACCGGTTCTGACTGCGTGGAAGGAATTTGAACCGTATGAAGTAGTTGCAACGACATATCAGGCAATTTCCGGGGCAGGAAAGACATTCAAAGACTGGCCGGAAATGGTGGAAAATATCATTCCTTATATCGGCGGAGAGGAAGAAAAAAGTGAGATGGAACCGCTTCGTCTCTGGGGCAAGATCGAAGACGGTGTGATCAAAACTGCGGAATCACCGGTGATTACCTGTCAGTGTATCCGTGTCCCTGTATTAAACGGACATACTGCTGCAGTATTTGTAAAATTCCGCAAACATCCTGCAAAAGAAGAACTGATCGACCGTATCGTAAACTTCAGAGGAATCCCGCAGGAGTTGAACCTGCCAAGCGCTCCAAAACAGTTTATCCAGTATCTGGAGGATGACAACCGTCCGCAGGTTACCCTGGATGTGGACTATGAAAACGGCATGGGCATCTCAGTGGGAAGACTGCGTGAAGATAAAGTATATGACTACAAATTTGTAGGTCTTTCCCACAATACGGTCCGCGGAGCAGCGGGCGGTGCAGTGCTCTGTGCCGAGACACTGAAAGCAAAAGGATATATCCAGGCGAAATAG
- a CDS encoding (2Fe-2S)-binding protein: MNLDKIVCNCMSVTNGMIKDAVDSGADTLEEVQEATGASTVCGACLDDIRRLVDFFVEERDK, from the coding sequence ATGAATTTGGATAAGATTGTATGTAATTGCATGAGTGTTACAAATGGCATGATTAAGGATGCGGTTGATTCAGGCGCAGATACCCTGGAGGAAGTTCAGGAGGCAACCGGTGCCAGTACCGTCTGTGGCGCCTGTCTTGATGATATCCGGCGGCTTGTTGATTTCTTTGTTGAAGAGCGCGACAAGTAA
- the argH gene encoding argininosuccinate lyase: MAQLWGGRFTKETDQLVYNFNASIGFDQKFYEQDIKGSTAHVKMLTKQGILTEAERDEIIDGLEGILKDVQEGRLPITSEYEDIHSFVEANLIDRIGEAGKKLHTGRSRNDQVALDMKLYVRDEVCELKTLVVKLLATLNHIMRENLETYMPGFTHLQKAQPITLAHHMGAYFEMFRRDYERLCDIFERMNYCPLGSGALAGTTYPLDRDYTAQLLGFAGPTRNSMDSVSDRDYVIELLSALSTVMMHLSRFSEEIIIWNSNEYQFVEIDDAYSTGSSIMPQKKNPDIAELVRGKTGRVYAALTSILTTMKGIPLAYNKDMQEDKELTFDAIDTAKGCLALFEGMLATMEFKKDVMEKSAQKGFTNATDAADYLVGRGVPFRDAHGIVGQLVLFCIEHNISLDEMKLVDYKKISPVFEADIYEAISLKTCVEKRMTLGAPGPDAMKQVVEENRAFLDGISC, translated from the coding sequence ATGGCACAATTGTGGGGCGGACGTTTCACGAAAGAGACGGATCAGCTTGTGTATAATTTTAACGCTTCGATCGGATTTGATCAGAAGTTTTATGAGCAGGATATCAAAGGCAGCACTGCCCATGTAAAGATGCTTACAAAACAGGGAATCCTGACAGAAGCAGAGCGCGATGAGATTATTGACGGACTGGAAGGAATTCTGAAAGACGTTCAGGAAGGCCGGCTTCCCATCACCTCGGAGTATGAGGACATTCACAGCTTTGTGGAAGCCAATCTGATCGACAGGATAGGAGAGGCAGGGAAAAAACTGCATACTGGCCGCAGCCGGAACGACCAGGTGGCACTGGACATGAAGCTGTATGTACGGGACGAGGTCTGTGAGCTGAAGACCCTGGTTGTGAAACTGCTCGCAACCCTGAACCATATTATGCGTGAAAACCTTGAGACGTATATGCCGGGATTCACACATCTTCAGAAAGCGCAGCCGATTACACTGGCACATCATATGGGTGCATATTTTGAGATGTTCAGACGCGATTACGAGAGACTGTGTGATATTTTTGAACGTATGAATTACTGTCCGCTTGGATCCGGGGCACTGGCAGGAACTACATATCCGCTGGACCGGGACTATACGGCACAACTTCTCGGTTTTGCGGGACCAACCAGAAACAGCATGGATTCCGTTTCCGACCGGGACTATGTGATTGAATTGCTGTCAGCGCTGTCCACAGTCATGATGCACCTGAGCAGATTCTCGGAGGAGATTATCATCTGGAACTCCAATGAATACCAGTTTGTGGAGATCGATGATGCTTACAGCACGGGAAGCAGTATCATGCCTCAGAAAAAAAATCCGGATATCGCAGAGCTGGTGAGAGGGAAAACAGGGAGAGTGTATGCTGCCCTGACCTCCATTCTGACTACGATGAAAGGGATTCCCCTCGCATATAATAAAGATATGCAGGAAGATAAGGAACTTACCTTTGATGCCATCGATACGGCGAAAGGATGTCTGGCACTGTTTGAGGGAATGCTGGCGACCATGGAATTTAAAAAGGACGTCATGGAAAAGAGTGCACAAAAGGGATTTACCAATGCAACGGATGCAGCAGATTATCTTGTTGGCAGAGGTGTTCCATTCAGAGATGCGCACGGTATTGTCGGTCAGCTCGTTCTGTTTTGCATTGAACACAACATATCACTTGATGAGATGAAGCTTGTTGATTATAAAAAAATCAGTCCGGTATTTGAAGCGGACATCTATGAGGCGATCAGTCTGAAGACATGTGTAGAAAAACGCATGACGCTTGGAGCACCGGGACCGGATGCAATGAAACAGGTGGTCGAGGAAAACCGGGCATTTTTAGATGGGATTTCATGTTAG
- a CDS encoding GGGtGRT protein codes for MALFESYERRIDKINKVLNSYGIASLEEAEKITKDAGLNVYDQVKSIQPICFENACWAYITGAAIALKKGCTKAADAAAAIGEGLQAFCIPGSVADQRKVGLGHGNLGRMLLEEDTKCFAFLAGHESFAAAEGAIGIAEKANKVRKEPLRVILNGLGKDAAQIIARINGFTYVETEMDYYTGEVKEIFRKSYSEGLRAKVNCYGANDVTEGVAIMHKEGVDVSITGNSTNPTRFQHPVAGTYKKECVEQGKKYFSVASGGGTGRTLHPDNMAAGPASYGMTDTMGRMHSDAQFAGSSSVPAHVEMMGLIGAGNNPMVGMTVAVAVAIEEATK; via the coding sequence ATGGCTTTATTTGAATCATATGAAAGAAGAATTGATAAAATTAACAAAGTACTGAACAGTTACGGAATTGCTTCGCTGGAAGAAGCGGAAAAGATCACCAAAGATGCCGGACTTAACGTTTACGATCAGGTGAAAAGCATTCAGCCGATCTGTTTCGAGAACGCATGCTGGGCATATATCACCGGCGCTGCCATCGCACTCAAAAAAGGCTGCACAAAGGCTGCCGATGCTGCCGCTGCTATCGGAGAAGGCCTTCAGGCATTCTGTATCCCGGGTTCCGTCGCTGATCAGCGTAAAGTAGGTCTCGGTCACGGTAATCTTGGCAGGATGCTTCTGGAAGAAGACACAAAATGTTTTGCATTCCTTGCAGGACATGAATCATTTGCAGCTGCAGAAGGTGCGATCGGTATCGCTGAGAAGGCAAACAAAGTCCGTAAAGAGCCTCTTCGAGTTATCTTGAACGGTCTTGGAAAGGATGCTGCACAGATTATCGCACGTATCAACGGTTTTACATATGTAGAGACTGAGATGGACTATTATACCGGAGAAGTAAAGGAAATCTTCAGAAAATCATACTCTGAAGGGCTCCGCGCAAAAGTTAACTGCTACGGCGCAAACGACGTGACGGAAGGTGTTGCGATCATGCACAAAGAGGGGGTTGACGTTTCAATCACAGGTAACTCAACCAACCCGACACGTTTCCAGCACCCTGTCGCGGGAACTTACAAAAAAGAATGCGTTGAACAGGGTAAAAAATACTTCTCTGTGGCCTCCGGCGGTGGTACAGGACGTACCCTTCATCCGGACAACATGGCAGCAGGTCCTGCTTCCTACGGCATGACAGATACCATGGGACGTATGCACTCTGATGCACAGTTCGCCGGCTCCTCATCCGTTCCGGCTCACGTGGAGATGATGGGACTGATCGGCGCAGGAAACAACCCGATGGTAGGTATGACTGTTGCCGTTGCTGTTGCGATCGAGGAAGCTACCAAATAA
- a CDS encoding ABC transporter permease, translating to MTMNELREMSIGQKNYLKSKKRDRQVIQLVRILIFLVFLSLWEVSTRLGWIDSFIFSSPSRVLRTIVDMTLHQGLMLHIGTTLFETLVSFFFVTLLSIGVAVLLWISSRLSYILEPYLVILNSLPKSALAPLLIVWLGAKPTTIIVAGMSVAIFGAIINLYTGFQEVDKEKLKLIYTFGGTKKDALIKVVLPSSIPLILSVMKVNIGLCLVGIIIGEFISSKQGLGHLIIYGSQVFRLAGILILSAIHGISSSHVCPSLSRCVNIRPWSPSSFA from the coding sequence ATGACCATGAATGAACTTCGTGAAATGTCGATCGGACAAAAGAATTATCTGAAATCAAAAAAAAGGGACAGACAGGTCATCCAGCTTGTCCGGATACTGATTTTTTTAGTTTTCCTGTCTTTATGGGAGGTCAGCACCCGGCTCGGCTGGATTGATTCTTTTATTTTCAGCAGTCCCTCACGTGTCCTTCGGACCATCGTGGATATGACGCTTCATCAGGGGCTGATGCTTCATATCGGTACCACACTGTTCGAGACACTCGTAAGCTTCTTTTTTGTCACACTGCTTTCCATCGGGGTCGCTGTATTGCTCTGGATATCTTCCAGGCTTTCCTATATCCTGGAGCCCTACCTTGTCATTTTAAACAGCCTCCCAAAATCTGCGCTTGCCCCGCTGCTGATCGTATGGCTCGGAGCAAAACCCACAACCATCATCGTTGCCGGTATGTCGGTGGCGATATTTGGTGCCATCATCAATCTTTACACGGGATTCCAGGAGGTCGATAAAGAAAAGCTGAAACTGATCTACACATTCGGGGGCACAAAAAAAGACGCCCTTATAAAGGTCGTCCTTCCTTCTTCGATTCCGCTCATCTTAAGTGTGATGAAAGTTAACATCGGTCTGTGCCTGGTTGGTATCATCATCGGTGAATTTATCAGCAGCAAACAGGGTCTGGGACACCTGATCATCTATGGCAGCCAGGTATTCAGGCTCGCAGGCATTCTGATACTTTCTGCCATTCACGGTATCTCATCCAGCCACGTCTGCCCCTCTTTAAGCCGCTGTGTGAATATACGTCCCTGGTCCCCCTCCTCTTTCGCCTGA
- a CDS encoding ABC transporter ATP-binding protein has product MDQPLLELKNVSLSYHSLEGETPAISHISFQVPKGGFLAIVGPSGCGKSTILNLICGLLRPEEGEILLGGTSLSEKPMNIGYMLQKDHLFEWRTVYSNILLGLETQKRVTPQKEVYIESLMQTYGLDSFKNAKPSQLSGGMRQRAALIRTLALEPDLLLLDEPFSALDYQTRLNVGDDIGNIIKQEEKTAILVTHDISEAISMADTVIVLTKRPATIKCTIPIDLELPDRTPLTSRSAPKFKTYFNQIWKELNDHE; this is encoded by the coding sequence ATGGACCAACCATTGTTAGAGCTGAAAAATGTCAGCCTTTCTTACCATTCTCTGGAAGGGGAGACCCCTGCCATTTCCCATATATCATTTCAGGTTCCCAAAGGCGGCTTCCTTGCGATCGTAGGACCGAGCGGATGCGGCAAATCCACCATTTTAAATCTGATCTGCGGACTGCTCAGACCGGAAGAAGGCGAAATCCTTCTGGGCGGAACAAGCCTGTCAGAGAAACCGATGAACATCGGTTACATGCTGCAGAAAGACCATCTATTCGAGTGGCGGACTGTCTACAGCAATATTTTGCTGGGATTGGAAACGCAGAAACGGGTCACGCCGCAGAAGGAAGTTTATATTGAAAGTCTGATGCAGACTTACGGCCTGGACTCCTTTAAAAATGCAAAACCTTCTCAGCTGTCCGGCGGAATGCGCCAGCGTGCAGCTCTGATACGTACTCTGGCTCTTGAACCTGATCTGCTGCTTCTGGATGAACCGTTTTCTGCTCTTGATTATCAGACACGTCTGAATGTCGGAGATGACATAGGAAACATCATTAAACAGGAGGAGAAAACGGCAATCCTCGTAACACACGATATATCAGAAGCAATCAGTATGGCTGATACTGTCATTGTCCTTACAAAACGTCCTGCAACAATCAAATGTACCATCCCCATTGATCTGGAACTTCCTGACCGTACACCGCTTACTTCACGCAGTGCCCCGAAGTTCAAAACATATTTTAATCAGATATGGAAGGAACTGAATGACCATGAATGA
- a CDS encoding KamA family radical SAM protein, with product MKWKEELRYNITEACEVKDLLKLDAVEEEQMCRILDRFPMTIPRYYYSLIDRENPDQDPIRKMCIPSVEETDVAGDFDTSGEAENTVMPGMQHKYRETVMILSTNRCAMYCRHCFRKRLVGISDDETAENVEDMVEYVSTHKEISNVLISGGDAFLNSNEVIRRYLEAFSRIEHLDLIRFGTRTLVSLPKRIYEDPELIEMLKQYNRTKKIYVMTHVNHPKELTGEAKRAVGILNRAGITVKNQMVLLKGVNDSGETVGKLLREMTACGIIPYYIFQCRPVTGVKNQFQVPLERGYEIVEEAKHQQNGQGKCLRYVLSHVTGKIEILGNLPNGRMLFKYHQAKEEGDQGRIFTQRLKEGQTWLDEIP from the coding sequence TTGAAATGGAAAGAGGAGCTGAGATATAACATTACGGAAGCATGCGAAGTGAAGGATTTATTAAAACTTGACGCCGTGGAAGAGGAGCAGATGTGCAGGATACTGGATCGTTTTCCGATGACGATTCCCAGATACTATTATTCGTTGATTGACCGGGAGAATCCGGATCAGGATCCGATTCGGAAGATGTGTATTCCGTCTGTTGAAGAGACTGATGTAGCAGGCGATTTTGATACCAGCGGAGAGGCGGAGAATACGGTGATGCCGGGCATGCAGCATAAATATCGCGAGACGGTCATGATCTTATCCACGAACCGCTGCGCGATGTACTGCAGGCATTGTTTTCGGAAACGTCTGGTTGGAATATCAGATGACGAGACGGCAGAAAACGTGGAGGATATGGTGGAGTACGTAAGTACGCATAAAGAGATCAGCAATGTGCTGATATCGGGCGGAGATGCATTTTTGAACAGCAATGAAGTTATCCGCAGATATCTGGAAGCTTTCAGCCGGATTGAGCATCTGGATCTGATCCGGTTCGGAACGAGGACATTGGTTTCTCTGCCAAAGAGAATTTATGAGGACCCTGAACTGATTGAGATGCTGAAACAATATAACCGGACAAAGAAGATTTATGTGATGACTCATGTGAATCATCCAAAGGAATTGACAGGTGAGGCGAAAAGGGCCGTCGGGATTCTGAACCGCGCCGGCATCACTGTCAAAAACCAGATGGTACTGCTTAAGGGAGTTAATGACAGCGGAGAAACAGTAGGGAAGCTGTTACGGGAAATGACTGCATGCGGCATTATTCCCTATTACATATTCCAGTGTCGTCCGGTAACCGGAGTGAAGAACCAGTTTCAGGTGCCACTGGAACGCGGATATGAGATCGTGGAAGAGGCAAAACATCAACAGAATGGACAGGGAAAATGTCTGCGCTATGTCCTGTCACATGTGACGGGAAAGATAGAGATACTGGGAAATCTTCCGAATGGCCGGATGCTGTTTAAATATCATCAGGCGAAAGAGGAGGGGGACCAGGGACGTATATTCACACAGCGGCTTAAAGAGGGGCAGACGTGGCTGGATGAGATACCGTGA
- a CDS encoding UDP-N-acetylglucosamine pyrophosphorylase, whose amino-acid sequence MDKIKIQDLYTLEETIAKELFEGKTYPWEVLADIGEFAEKLGMTLSEQEYDCIDGNIWIAKSAKVASTASITGPAIIGKNTEVRPGAFIRGKAIVGENAVVGNSTELKNVVLFNRVQVPHYNYVGDSILGYKAHMGAGSITSNVKSDKKLVVVKGEETCIETGLKKFGAMLGDEVEVGCNSVLNPGTVVGAHTNIYPLSSVRGVVPENSIFKAPGCVVTKED is encoded by the coding sequence ATGGATAAGATTAAGATTCAGGATTTATATACACTGGAGGAGACCATTGCAAAAGAGCTATTCGAGGGAAAGACATATCCCTGGGAGGTTCTCGCAGATATCGGGGAATTTGCTGAAAAACTTGGGATGACACTCTCCGAACAAGAATATGACTGCATTGACGGGAACATCTGGATTGCAAAGTCAGCAAAGGTAGCTTCTACAGCTTCCATCACAGGACCGGCTATTATTGGAAAGAATACGGAAGTCCGCCCCGGGGCATTTATCAGGGGAAAAGCGATTGTAGGTGAAAATGCGGTCGTCGGAAACTCTACGGAACTCAAAAATGTTGTTCTGTTTAACCGTGTACAGGTCCCGCACTATAATTATGTGGGCGACTCCATCCTGGGATACAAAGCGCATATGGGAGCAGGCTCCATCACCTCCAATGTGAAATCCGATAAAAAGCTTGTCGTGGTAAAAGGAGAGGAGACCTGCATCGAGACGGGGCTTAAGAAATTTGGTGCCATGCTCGGTGACGAAGTGGAAGTGGGTTGTAATTCTGTGCTGAATCCGGGTACGGTTGTAGGTGCTCATACGAATATTTATCCGCTTTCTTCCGTGAGAGGCGTCGTGCCGGAGAACAGTATCTTTAAGGCGCCGGGGTGTGTTGTGACGAAAGAAGATTGA